The Gemmatimonadota bacterium DH-78 region CTACGTGCGACTGTCGATCTTCTGACCCGCCACCGCCGATCCCGTGAGCCGACCTCGCATCGAACGCAGCGCCGGCGGGGTGGTCGTGCGTCTGATCGCGGGGGTGCGACACGCGCTGGTGATTCGCGATCCCTACGACAACTGGGGACTCCCGAAGGGTCATCTCGAGCGGGGTGAAGACGCCGAGACCGCGGCGGTGCGCGAGGTGCACGAAGAGACCGGACTCGCCGGCGTCGAGCTCGGCCCGGAGCTGGGGTGCATCGACTGGTACTTTCGCGTGGACGGGCGGGCGGTGCACAAGTTCTGCACCTTCTTCCTGATGCACTCGGCGGTCGGCGACCTCGTGCCCCAGACCTCCGAGGGCATCCGCGAGTGCCTCTGGCTGCCACTCGACGAGGCCATGCGCCGAATCAGCTACGACAACGCCCGCGAGATGCTCCAGCGCGCCGCCGAGCGTCTGGACGACCCCACCACCGCGAAGGGATGGAGCGACGATGACGACGGAGCGTGAGCCGGGCCGGATGTGGCCGGTGATCCAGGGGGTGGGCATCGCCCTGGTGCTCGCCCTCTTCCTCTGGGCGAGCCGGGACATTCTCAACCCCCTCTTCCTCTTCGTGGTGCTGGTGGTGGCCCTGCATCCGTTCCGGGGGCGGAGCGGGCATTCGCTGCTGGTGGCGCTGGCCGGGCTGATCACCGCCGTGTGGGTGCTGTCGACCACCGGCTCGCTGCTCGCGCCCTTCGTGCTGGCGCTGGGCATCGCCTACATCCTCGATCCGCTCGTGGACCGCATCGAGGCCACCGGCCGCGGGCGCACCACGGCCGTATTTCTGCTGGCCCTGCCCGTGGTGGGCGGGCTGGTGGCGGCGGTGCTCTTCGGCATTCCGGCCCTGTCGGCGCAGGCGGGATCGCTCATCGACCAGGCCCCCGAGGCGCTGGCGCGGCTCGAGGAGCTGGTGGGGGCGCTTCAGGCCCGACTGCAGGGAATGCCCGGGGTGGGCGACCTCGTGGCCGATCCGCTCTCGCGCCTCGATCCGGAGGCGATCGGCACCTTCATCGAGGAGCGCCGCGAGATGCTCGCCGAGCGGGCGTGGGACGGCGTCGTCGGGCTGGGGCGCGGCCTCGGTACGGTGATCTCGATCCTCGGATACCTCGTGATCACTCCGGTGCTCGCCTTCTACCTGCTGCGCGACTGGGACTCCATCACCCACCATCTTGGCGAGCTGGTGCCGCGGCCGCGGCGCGAGGCCGTGGTGTCGTTCGCGAAGGAGTACGACGGGCTCCTGGCCCGCTACCTCCGGGGCCAGATCCTCGTGGCCGTCACCATCGGCTCGATCACGGCGCTGGGGCTCTGGATCGCCAACTTCCCCTACGCGTTCCTGCTCGGCGTGGTGGTGGCCGTGTTCGGGGTGGTGCCCTACCTCGGGCTCGTGCTCAGCCTGATCCCGGCGATCATCGTGGCGCTCACCAGCGGCGACGTGGGGTTGTCGCTGCTCAAGGTGGGCGTGGTGTTCGCGGTGGCGCAGGGGCTGGAGGGGGCGGTCGTCAGCCCGCGCATCGTCGGCGATTCGGTCGGGCTGCACCCGGTCTGGGTGGTGCTCGCCCTGACGGTGGGCGGCTACTACTTCGGGTTCGTGGGACTCCTGATCGGGGTGCCCGCCGCGGTGGGCGTGAAGCTGCTGGTGGTTCGGGGGCTCGAGCGCTACCGGAGCAGCGCCGTCTACCGGGGCGACGACGAGGCGGCGGTGGTCTGAGGGAGGGGGCGGGGGCTCCCCGGTCGGCCGGGGCGGGCGCGGGTTGCCCGCATCCGGGAGCCGATTAGACTTGTCGTCATGCAGACACCCATCGCCGACATCACGATCATCGGCGGAGGGCCCACCGGGCTCTTCGCCGCATTCTTTGCCGGGATGCGGGGCCTCTCGACCCGCATCGTGGATTCCCTTCCCGAACTGGGGGGGCAGCTCACCGCGCTGTACCCGGAGAAGTACGTCTACGACGTGGGCGGCTTCCCGAAGGTGCTGGCCAAGGACCTGGCCAACGGGCTGATCAGGCAGGCGCTCCAGTTCGAGCCCGAAGTGCAGCTCGACGAGGAGGTTCGCACCCTGCGGCAGGGCGACGACGGCGTGTGGAATCTCGAGTGCCGCAGCGGCAGCTACCGGTCGAAGTCGGTGCTGGTGGCCGGCGGCAAGGGCGCCTTCGAGCCCAAGGTGCTCGACGTGCCCGGCTTCCAGGAGCTGCTCTACTCGGGCGTGCACTATGCCGTGCGCGATCCGAAGGAGTACGAGGGCAAGCGCGTGCTCATCGTCGGGGGCGGGGACTCCGCGCTCGACTGGGCCCTCATCCTGAAGGACCTCTGCGCCGAGGTGTATCTCGCCCACCGGCGGGACGGCTTCCGGGCGCACGAGGCCACGGTCAGCCAGATGGAGACCGCCTGCGCCGAGGGCCGGATGCAGTTCCTGGCCTTCAACGAGGTGCGCGAGATCCACGGCGAGGGAACCGTGCACGGAGCCACCGTATTCGACAATCGGACCGACGAGGATCGGCACCTCGAGGTGGACGCCGTCCTCACCTTCCTCGGCTTCAAGCCCGACCTCGGGCCGATCAAGCGCTGGGGACTGGAGCTCGACGGCAACCGGATCGGGGTGGATGCGCTCATGCGCACCAACCTGCCCGGAGTCTATGCCGCGGGTGACATCGTCACCTACGAGGGCAAGCTCGACCTCATCGCGACCGGCTTCGCCGAGGCGGCGGTGGCCGTCAACAACGCGGTGCGCTTCGTCGATCCGACGGCCCGGGTGAACCCCGGGCACTCCACGAGCATGAAGGTCTTCAAGGACTGAGAGTCCCCATGTCGGAAGTCATGAAGGAAAAGGTGGTGATCGTCGGTTCGGGCCCCGCGGGCTGGACGGCGGCGATCTACGCGGCGCGCGCCAACCTCGATCCGCTGGTGATCGAGGGCGCGGGGAGCCGCACGATGATTCCGGGCGGTCAGCTCATGTTCACGACCGACGTCGAGAACTATCCGGGATTCCCGGAGGGCGTGACCGGGCCCGAGATGATGATGGCGTTCAAGCAGCAGGCCGAGCGCTTCGGCACCCGGGTGGTGACCGAAGACGTGACCGAGGTCGACTTCTCGGTCTACCCGCGCCGGCTGACCACCAACATGGGCCGCGTGGTCGAGGCCGACACGGTGATCCTGGCCACGGGCGCGAATGCCCGGTGGCTCGGGGTGCCCGGTGAACAGCACCTCGCCCAGACCGGGGGCGGCGTGTCGGCCTGCGCGGTGTGCGACGGGGCTCTGCCCGCCTTCCGCAACAAGAAGCTCGCGGTGGTGGGCGGCGGTGATTCCGCCATGGAAGAGGCCGTCTACCTCACCAACTTCGCCTCCGAGGTGGTGATCATTCACCGGCGCGAGTCGTTCCGCGCATCGCCGATCATGGCCGAGCGCGCGCTCGAGAACCCGAAGATCAGCGTGCTCTGGAACACGGTCGTGAAGGAGGTGGTGGGGGAGACCGAGGTGGAGGCCCTCCGCCTCGCCGACACCGACACGGGCGAGGAGAGCACCCTGGCGGTGAGCGGCCTCTTCGTGGCGATCGGCCACGATCCCAACACCGGGTTCCTCGGCGGCCAGATCGAGCTCAAGGACAACGGCTACGTGCAGCCGGCCGAGGGGTGGCGCACCGCCACCAACGTGCCGGGCGTGTTCGCGGCGGGCGACGTGATGGACGACTACTACCGGCAGGCGATCACCGCCGCCGGGTCGGGCTGCATGGCCGCGCTCGAGGCCGAGCGCTGGCTCGCCCACGGGGGCATCGAGCAGCCGCACGCGGCGCCCGTGGTGGAGCACGCGGGCTGACCCGCGACTAGCCGAACTCCAGGCTGCGCCCGCCGTCGACCACCACCACCTGGCCGGTCACGAAGGGCGAGGCCGTCAGGAAGAGCACCGTGCGCACGATGTCGTCGGGCGACCCGATCCGGGCGAGGGGGGTGCGTTCGATCTCGCGCTCGAGCTCGGATTCCGAGGCGTCGTCGGGGGGCAGCACCGCCCCGGGGGCGATGGCGTTCACCCGCACCGCGGGCGCCAGCACCCGGGCGAGCACCCGGGTCAGGTGCATCAGCCCCGCCTTCGACACGCCGTGGTGCGGGTAGCGGACCCAGGGCTGGAAGGCCGAGAGGTCGACCATGTTCACCACCGACCCGCGGGCCTCGGTGAGCAGCGGGGCCAGTGCGCGCGCCACCAGGAAAGGCCCGCGCAGATTGAGGTCCATCACGCAGTCCCACCGCTCCGCATCCACCTCGAGCAGCTTCGCCTCGTCGAAGGAGGCGGCGCTGTTCACCAGCAGGTCGAGTCGGCCGAAGTGCTCTTCGACGGCGCGTGCCACCCGCTCGGCGCCCTCCGGGGTGGAGAGATCGGCCGACACCGCCTCGGCCCGACGGCCCAGCGCCCTCACGGCGGATACCACCTCGGCGGCGGGCTCCTCGGAGCGGTTGTAGTGCACGAGCAGGTCGTGGCCGGCGCCGGCGAGTCCGAGCGCGATGGCCCGGCCGAGGCGGACGCCGCCGCCGGTGACGAGGGCCACGGAACGCGAGGGGGCTGTGGACAGGGAAGCCTCCGGTGACGAGGAGAGAGGACTGCAGGGTCGCTCGCCCGAGCCGGAGCGGGCAAGGGGGAAGGGGAACCTCGGCGGGTGCGGGGTGTGATGAGCCCCGTCGCGACCCTGCCCCGAACAGTGAACGGAGTGTGTGAGATGAGCTGGACCGAAGCGGTGAACCTCGAGGGCCGCGTGGCCCTCGTGACCGGGGGGAGCGAGGGCATCGGTCTCGCCATCGTGCGCGAACTGGCCCGCGCCGGCGCCCGGGTGGTGCTCACCTCCCGATCGCGCGAGCGGGCCGAGGCCGCGGCGGCCGGGTGCGAGGGCGACGTGACGGGGCAGGCCTGCGACGTGCGCGACGAGGCCAGCATCGACACCCTGATCCGCACCATCGACGACCGCTTCGGGCGGCTCGACATCGTGGTGAACAACGCCGGGCTCGGCGTCTTCAAGCCGATTCAGGAGATGACCGCCGACGAGTGGCGGCTGCAGGTGGAGACCAACCTCAACGGGGTGTTTCTCACCTCGAAGGCCGCGCTGCCCCTGCTCCGGAAGGCGGGGGCCGACGGTGAGGGCGATGCCTGGATCATCAACATCGGCTCGCTCGCCAGCCGGAACAGCTTCGGCAACGGGGTGGGCTACAACGCGAGCAAGTTCGGGCTGCTCGGCATGACCGAGGCGATGATGATCGACCTCCGTCACGAGGGGATCCGCACCAGCATCATCATGCCCGGCAGCGTGAACACGCACTTCAACGACCACGACGGGTCGCGCGACTGGGCGATTCAGCCCGAAGACGTGGCCCGTTCGGTGCTGCAGTTGGTGGCCTATCCGACCCACACCCTCGTCAGCCGCATCGAGATGCGCCCGAGCCGGCCGCCCCGGACGTAGGGGGGCGCGAGGGGGCCCCGGCCGCGAGGGGGCCGGCCGCGCGACTACAGCGCCAGCGCCACCACGAGCGCGTGCATCAGAAGCGACAGCGTCCAGCCGGCCGCGACGTCGCCGGGGTAGTGCACCCCGAGGTAGCAGCGCGACAGTCCCACGAGAAAGGCCACGGCCATCACGCAGGTGGCGCCCGCGGGGGGCAGGGCCAGGGCGAGCGGGAGGGCCACCGACATCGCGGCGGTGGCGTGGCCGCTGGGGAAGCTGAAGCGGTCGGGCACGGTCACGAGCCACGCCATGCCGGTTCCCATCCGGGGGCGTTCGCGGGTGAACACCCGCTTGAGGATCTCCACGCCGAGATGGGAGAGCGCGAGCACCCAGGCGGCCCGAATGCCGGCGGCCTGGAGCGACGGCACCGCCCCGAAGGCGAGGATCAGGGTGAGCGCGATGGCCACGGGGGCATCGGCGAGGTGCGTGATCCCGCGCATGATCCGGTCGAGCAGCGGACGACGTCGGATCAGCAGGGCGCGCAGGAGCCGCTCATCGGCGGCGCCGAGACGAACGATCCATGCGGTCATGGGCACTCCCTGTGGGGGAATCACCTCCGGGCCTCTGCTCCCAAGGTCGCCCCGACGGCCCTACGATCGTCCGACGTGTCGGTCACGGCTCCGTACCGGCCGGCGCACGCTTCGGCGTAGTCGCGGAAGAGTGTCTCGAAGACGGCGGCCCACGACCGGGCGCGCGCCATCTCTCTCGCGCGCGCTCCGATCCGCTCGCGCAGCGCTTCGTCGTTCACCAGCCGCACGGCGTGATCGGCGAAGGCCCGCGCGTTGCCGGGCTCGAAGAGGAAGCCGGTCTCGCCGGGAATCACGGTGTCGGTCACG contains the following coding sequences:
- a CDS encoding NUDIX hydrolase, which translates into the protein MSRPRIERSAGGVVVRLIAGVRHALVIRDPYDNWGLPKGHLERGEDAETAAVREVHEETGLAGVELGPELGCIDWYFRVDGRAVHKFCTFFLMHSAVGDLVPQTSEGIRECLWLPLDEAMRRISYDNAREMLQRAAERLDDPTTAKGWSDDDDGA
- a CDS encoding AI-2E family transporter, producing the protein MTTEREPGRMWPVIQGVGIALVLALFLWASRDILNPLFLFVVLVVALHPFRGRSGHSLLVALAGLITAVWVLSTTGSLLAPFVLALGIAYILDPLVDRIEATGRGRTTAVFLLALPVVGGLVAAVLFGIPALSAQAGSLIDQAPEALARLEELVGALQARLQGMPGVGDLVADPLSRLDPEAIGTFIEERREMLAERAWDGVVGLGRGLGTVISILGYLVITPVLAFYLLRDWDSITHHLGELVPRPRREAVVSFAKEYDGLLARYLRGQILVAVTIGSITALGLWIANFPYAFLLGVVVAVFGVVPYLGLVLSLIPAIIVALTSGDVGLSLLKVGVVFAVAQGLEGAVVSPRIVGDSVGLHPVWVVLALTVGGYYFGFVGLLIGVPAAVGVKLLVVRGLERYRSSAVYRGDDEAAVV
- a CDS encoding NAD(P)/FAD-dependent oxidoreductase, with the protein product MQTPIADITIIGGGPTGLFAAFFAGMRGLSTRIVDSLPELGGQLTALYPEKYVYDVGGFPKVLAKDLANGLIRQALQFEPEVQLDEEVRTLRQGDDGVWNLECRSGSYRSKSVLVAGGKGAFEPKVLDVPGFQELLYSGVHYAVRDPKEYEGKRVLIVGGGDSALDWALILKDLCAEVYLAHRRDGFRAHEATVSQMETACAEGRMQFLAFNEVREIHGEGTVHGATVFDNRTDEDRHLEVDAVLTFLGFKPDLGPIKRWGLELDGNRIGVDALMRTNLPGVYAAGDIVTYEGKLDLIATGFAEAAVAVNNAVRFVDPTARVNPGHSTSMKVFKD
- the trxB gene encoding thioredoxin-disulfide reductase produces the protein MSEVMKEKVVIVGSGPAGWTAAIYAARANLDPLVIEGAGSRTMIPGGQLMFTTDVENYPGFPEGVTGPEMMMAFKQQAERFGTRVVTEDVTEVDFSVYPRRLTTNMGRVVEADTVILATGANARWLGVPGEQHLAQTGGGVSACAVCDGALPAFRNKKLAVVGGGDSAMEEAVYLTNFASEVVIIHRRESFRASPIMAERALENPKISVLWNTVVKEVVGETEVEALRLADTDTGEESTLAVSGLFVAIGHDPNTGFLGGQIELKDNGYVQPAEGWRTATNVPGVFAAGDVMDDYYRQAITAAGSGCMAALEAERWLAHGGIEQPHAAPVVEHAG
- a CDS encoding SDR family oxidoreductase, yielding MALVTGGGVRLGRAIALGLAGAGHDLLVHYNRSEEPAAEVVSAVRALGRRAEAVSADLSTPEGAERVARAVEEHFGRLDLLVNSAASFDEAKLLEVDAERWDCVMDLNLRGPFLVARALAPLLTEARGSVVNMVDLSAFQPWVRYPHHGVSKAGLMHLTRVLARVLAPAVRVNAIAPGAVLPPDDASESELEREIERTPLARIGSPDDIVRTVLFLTASPFVTGQVVVVDGGRSLEFG
- a CDS encoding SDR family oxidoreductase produces the protein MSWTEAVNLEGRVALVTGGSEGIGLAIVRELARAGARVVLTSRSRERAEAAAAGCEGDVTGQACDVRDEASIDTLIRTIDDRFGRLDIVVNNAGLGVFKPIQEMTADEWRLQVETNLNGVFLTSKAALPLLRKAGADGEGDAWIINIGSLASRNSFGNGVGYNASKFGLLGMTEAMMIDLRHEGIRTSIIMPGSVNTHFNDHDGSRDWAIQPEDVARSVLQLVAYPTHTLVSRIEMRPSRPPRT
- a CDS encoding phosphatase PAP2 family protein, with protein sequence MTAWIVRLGAADERLLRALLIRRRPLLDRIMRGITHLADAPVAIALTLILAFGAVPSLQAAGIRAAWVLALSHLGVEILKRVFTRERPRMGTGMAWLVTVPDRFSFPSGHATAAMSVALPLALALPPAGATCVMAVAFLVGLSRCYLGVHYPGDVAAGWTLSLLMHALVVALAL